One window of the Triticum dicoccoides isolate Atlit2015 ecotype Zavitan chromosome 3B, WEW_v2.0, whole genome shotgun sequence genome contains the following:
- the LOC119281439 gene encoding zinc finger protein 628-like — translation MAATADPRAKTPATQPHRLKPWAPPPPPRDHCVPSLSSVSGGAGAIRDRRRSSTSHRRGGADAVDEGPYDGGLEDLRAKLMGHLHEAADRLRLPPATPQRSPEPEPPAAPFPPPPQDAAAVVAASMPWTLRERKRRPSARGSPGAASSATPWSTTPATMARHDGMRGPFAVALDAEEIEEDVYALTGARPRRRPRKRARVVQRHLDSLFPGLWLTEITADAYRVPDDQ, via the exons ATGGCGGCCACCGCGGATCCGAGGGCGAAGACGCCGGCCACGCAGCCGCACCGCCTGAAGCCATGggcgccaccaccaccgcctcgtGACCACTGCGTGCCTTCCCTGTCGTCTGTCTCCGGAGGGGCCGGAGCCATCCGCGATCGGCGCCGCTCCTCGACGTCCCACCGACGCGGTGGTGCCGACGCCGTAGACGAGGGACCTTACGACGGCGGGCTGGAGGATCTCCGGGCTAAGCTCATGGGCCACCTCCATGAAGCCGCCGACCGTCTTCGCCTGCCCCCGGCGACGCCCCAGCGGTCGCCGGAGCCCGAGCCTCCGGCAGCGCCGTTTCCTCCGCCACCGCAGGACGCCGCCGCGGTTGTGGCCGCCAGCATGCCGTGGACGCTCAGGGAGCGAAAGCGTCGTCCATCAGCCCGCGGCAGCCCGGGCGCCGCATCGTCCGCGACGCCGTGGTCGACGACTCCGGCGACCATGGCGCGGCACGACGGCATGCGCGGTCCGTTCGCTGTGGCGCTGGATGCGGAGGAGATCGAGGAGGACGTTTACGCCCTCACCGGCGCCCGTCCGCGGCGGCGCCCCCGCAAGCGGGCGCGGGTCGTGCAGCGGCACCTCGAT TCGCTGTTCCCGGGGCTATGGCTGACCGAGATCACCGCCGACGCCTACCGGGTCCCCGATGACCAGTAA